Part of the Anopheles coluzzii chromosome 3, AcolN3, whole genome shotgun sequence genome is shown below.
TAGTGCAATCGTTACACCCGTCCGTTTCTAACTCATAGCCACGCACTAGAGTtagtttgtatgtgtgtgtgtgtgagagagagagggagatggAACGAAGAGTGTGTGGTGCTAAGGCCTACTGCGTGTTCTATTGCTGCTAAAGTGTACAAGTATGTACAGCAAAATAGAATGCAAAAGACCATCTAAAGTCCATCTCGGTTGTCCAGTGTCATACTACTAACGTGAGCAGATTAGCCTAGCGGACCTAATTTAGTGTATCATATTGAGCTGAACTTAGGATAACAAATTATGGAGCTTTCCATTTCTCACCGGGCATATGAGACAGGGATCCGAGCGTGTGTATTGATCCTCAGCTCCGGTGTGAGCAGAGATTCGCCTCTAAACTGTAATCCACGTGTGCCACAAAATATCTCCTCTAGCTAgggtttccttcttttttaatGCAGGCTAAGGGGATGGTACAGCGGTTAGAAAGCTGCCAATATAGTAAGTTAACACAGTGTAATTTTTGGAAtagcttgtttttgttttatcccCTTATCGGAACGTTAAATACCGATTGCTACCCAAGCTGAGCCTTCCTACCCGTTTGTGTTCAGTATTGCCCTTGAGCTTATATGATAAATGATAAACAAATGTATGTACGAGCGTGTGTGCTACTCGCATAAAAGTAGAAATAAgataaattttacattttgtagCCACTGTTTTTACCTTTCACGTAAAGAGCTAAGCTGATGACACTGAAAGTGCAATATTTCATTACTCATTGTATGTTTATGGCCATGCGGTCGTATTGCCGTATAAGTATTATCGTTTATCAGCTGATTACTTTATCGGATTGCTAACCGGAAGCGTAAGGTAGACGTTGTGTGTGTCCAAACCCCCCAAGATACCGTTTAGCGCCTCTGGTTCTTCAATAACACGTTTTCGGTATTTGGAGAACAGATAATGCATTACAGACAACGATGCTAAAAACTTACTCACTCTCGTACACTTATCTTACCGTCTGCCAAATGTGCAGACGACTTTATGGTGAGGTGTTCGTAGGATTTGCCAACTTCCGACACTAACCGCCATAGGTATTGCCTGATAAGCAACGTATAAGCTTGCGTCAACCATCTTGAAGTACGATAATTGGGCAATTTCATTaagataaaaacataaatgaagGTTGTTTGTGTAGGATTCCATTATCCATTAGACCACAGGATCATACATGATCATTATCCATTAGACCACTGCatcaaaaaactttttttgttgaatgagTAAAACTTTGTTTCTATTGTCATTTTGCTTGATAATTGTAATAAtgatattaattgtttatcaaaaaatttaaaaatatttaaaaacaatcctTTAGAAAACTTTAGGCGTTAAATTAGGCCATTTGGGTgtgatttttaattacaattatTCCAATTATTCTCCAACCAACCAAATTTTAAGCCCTCCAAAGAATCCGTTGAAAATATGTTATATCCAAAAGAAAGATCCTCCAAAAGAAATATCGCCCTTTGTGCGTATTCTCTAGCTCCCTCTATGAGTGAGCGTGTGTACTACCGCTGTCAGTGCtcaactaacacacacacatacgcatcCAACGGCAATTGCCTACTGGCAGGCGCACACTGCACGGTACGCGTACTGTCAGCAGCCTCCGACACAGATTGTCTACCTTCAGGCGCAGCACACCGCACAGTCGATACGATgttaacatatttttaagCCAAGTTTTGTGTTGCAAGTCCTTTGCCGcgccgaaaaaaaagggaaacgtatacacacacacgcagacacaaTCTACACAACCGATCCGCAGGAATTTGAGACTGAGAAGGAAGACAAGCAGTCTGTTAATCTGGCAGCAGGTCCCATCATCCCATCACCCCGCGCTAATCGCCATGCAAATCGCATACGACGAAAGACGTCCCCCGCTGCGACCGAACGAGCGTATGGTGCTGTTTTAGGCCGGACCTAAAACCAGTGGCACacgaggaaaaaaacgagTGTTTCGGTTACTGTGTGGAGCCTTCTGTGCAGTGTGCGTCCGTTTGTGTGAGCAGGATGGAACCGGACCGTGGTGTGGCGGTGCTGAGCTTCAAGTGTCCGCTCTGTGATATGCCGATCGAGTCGCAGGAGAAGCTGAAGCAACACATCAAGGTCACGCACAGCCATTACTACTACGATACGTATCTGTTTCCGCCGGAGATGCTGTTCCCGGGCGCGTCGTCCAGCGCGTCGGCCAACGTGGAGGGTGTGATCAGCCACGAACCGGTAAGGGAGGAGGGCCTTAGCTGCTTACTGCCTCAGCTGGGAAGTTGGGCTATGTCTCTATGTTTAAATCTCGCTTTCCATTTTTAGCTCTCCACGCAGGAAGTGACAATCGAACAGGCGGAAGAGGAATGCTGCACCTGCTGCGGGTACGAGGAGACGGGCGGTGACTGCGGGTTTTGTGACTGCGAGGACGATGCACAGGGCGAATGTGACGACTGTCTGGTGATGTGAATGCTGGCCGGGGgtttgttgccgcttccacTTCCGTTTCAATTTCCAGCGCCGGGAGAAAATGGTACCCGGGGGCCCGCAGGGCTgttggctggttggttggtagGGATATACCGCCATACCGCAAGTATTAAATCAATACAAACTGTTGCACACCTTTTCCACCGGCGCTGCATTGCCATTTCGCCAAGGACGCTCAGCCATTCGCCCGAAAGTGCCTAACAACTCCAATCTGTccggtttgttttaatttttgtattCCAAAAAACATACAACCTCCCCCAGGAGAGGCATCAGGAAAATTGGCGCTACAAAACCAGCATTACGGGGATAGGAGACGGCTTCCAAAAGCTTATCAGCTGCACCCAAAAAGATACTTGCCAAAATCATAATTGCTATCGTACGAGAGCGTGGCCAAACGAAAAGAGCATGTAATGCTTCCTTCTCTACCAAATGGTGTTGAACACTTTGTGgaatagaaacaaacaaaaagaaacctcCCCAAGACTGTAAGACGTCCGGTACTACATGCACCTTCCTTCCGCTTGGAAGAagacgcacaaaaaaaaaaagaaatgaaaagaacCCCAAAACGAACCACCGATTAAGTGTTAAGAAGGAGGCTTTTGAGCGTAACACGAGCTTTCTAGTTTTCATTACACTcttccaagaaaaaaaaaacagaaaaagacccttccaaaacaaacagagGCGGTGgggaaaacacaaagaaaagaaaagtttgCATAAAAGGGTAAAATAGCGTAGCTTTAATGTAAGATTTCATTTACCAAAACGGTCCCCATTTTAAAAGCATATTGCTCTGTCGAACTAGTATTTAAATGGGATGTTGAATGTTAGGATGTGTTGTAGTTGTGTGGTAGTATTTTCACCCCTCCGCATGGGAGCACGCGTCAGAGTCGCACTCTTTTACTCTTGTGGTAGCTTGGAGGAGTCGAGGACTAGGCAAAATTCAATGTATTTTGTGTATGCGTGTTGCGTGCTTATACGTTTGTTAGTAGATAGTATGGCAAGCATGGCAATACTTAGACTGTAGTACACGATACACGATGCACCAtaaacaaagacacacacacacatttactcATAACATGATATTCAAGATCATGATCAATGCAGCCTAATTAGAGCAGATCGCTGAAGCAGTGAAGCAGCAGCTGGCGAGTAGTTTTTAAGCGCCGACACTAGACACGGGTTTGGTCTAGCAAACAGAAACTGAGTAACAGTATTGCGTTAACATGAAAgcggaagatgatgatgatgatgttttggGCTAGCTTAAGATCTATCTATCTAACTTATTTACCGGTAGAGCCAAAGCAATGAGGCTATAGAAAgagggaggaaaacaaaatgcgTAGAGTACAAGACTGTAGCATGCAAACGACTGTATTGCAGGATGGCACCAAGTGCTGATGACATACAAAACCAACTCCCTTCTTCCCACCCCTTTCAAACCCAAAATGGAGTTGCATATGCCAGTGCAAGCCGTTAGTGTTGGTAGAGAAGGTTCCCTTCTGGGTCACTTCCTTTTGATGTTGCGTAGTATACTGTTAAGAAGTCCCAACCTTGTCGATATCATCTGTAGTCGTTATGGTGTTGAAATTTGGATATTAATTTGAGCAAGATTTTATAGCGAACGCGTTACACGAACTCGTTGATTGTATCTACAAAATCTATATACTTTCCTGCAACAAGGGATCGATTAGCGGTGTGGAACCCTTTTAGAGCTTTATCTCttaggaagaagaaaaaaaagattgaattTTATACCCTAATTTCATGCTCTCTTTTCGATTACGGACTGTTTGTGTGCGATAGTGAAGGGAATGGCTAGATTCGATGTAACTACCTGTTTTGTACCTTAACATATGTGCACGAGGGGTGCATATAGCACTCAACCCAACTCACACGAGCGTTGCGATGAATACTCCATTTCCTCCACAATTCAAGGCACCTTTAGAATTTATtagccagagagagagagagagagagagaaagagagagagagagagaggaagggataaagagcgagagagagagagagagagagagagagagaaagagagagagagaggaagggataaagagcgagagagagagagagagagagagagagacaaaaagaATGTGGAAAATGTAATACTGATAAACAAGCAATTGGAGTGCCCATCTGGAATGGTGCACGGAAATAGGAATGAATAAAGAAATATATTAGTAGTTTACAATTTTctagctgttttttttgtaaccatacccattttgattttgatttttttgagattcattaaaaagctactatttgtaatgaaaattgcatacctttaggcgacGATGTGTAATTTGGGCGTATcgatggtacagtcgtcaacttgagcggcttaataacatgcccgtcgttgTTTAGTGCCtaaaatggaccgtccccctccccccacccccgtagcaaggatccGGCTGCACGGTACTGAATAAAATACTCGAAAGCCTGTTTCTGCCGGCATATCTGCATAGGATGTTTACGCCAAACAGAAGTCTAATTAAATCAGCGTAACACTAAAGAGAATCTTTCCATCATTATCAACAGATGGTACTGTATTTATGTACTGTATGGTACTGTATGTTTCAAGTTAAACaatattcttcttctgcttcttctttggctcaacaaccgatgtcggtcaaggcctgcctgtacccatttgtgggcttggctttcagtgactaattgatttccccccccatagcaggataagtcagtcctacgtatggcggcgcggtctatttggggattgaacccatgacgggcatgttgttaagtcgtacgagttgacgactgtactacgagatcGGCCGCAATATTACCAGTTGGAATTTTTTACATTGGCCTAAGGCAGTTTGCCTAGCGGATAAGGGAGTTAAAAATTGCGTTTCTTCCATGTTTATTCCATTGTATTTTGGAAAAGAAATGAGTGCTGTTGCACCTTACCACAGATTGTTTCAGATTTTA
Proteins encoded:
- the LOC120959348 gene encoding uncharacterized protein LOC120959348 — protein: MEPDRGVAVLSFKCPLCDMPIESQEKLKQHIKVTHSHYYYDTYLFPPEMLFPGASSSASANVEGVISHEPLSTQEVTIEQAEEECCTCCGYEETGGDCGFCDCEDDAQGECDDCLVM